The proteins below come from a single Chryseobacterium capnotolerans genomic window:
- a CDS encoding linear amide C-N hydrolase: MKKFPLILFSLVLSVGLWNPSEACTRVVYKGPQNTILTARSMDWRDEIPANIWVFPKGIDRNGQTGPKSVKWTSKYGSVISSTWDIASADGMNEKGLVANMLWLGESQYPKFDPKGGKKGLAISLWAQYYLDNFSTVKEAVEFSRKEPFVVVSDNIPGTERFTTIHLSLSDASGDNAVLEYINGKLVIHHDPSYTVMTNSPIFDEQLALNNYWKGIPGTVMLPGTNRAADRFVRASYYIDAIPKTADTRTAVASVFSVIRNCSVPYGISSPTEPNISSTRWRSVSDQKNLVYYFETVFTPNTFWVDLKDFDLSAKGKVMKLDLSNYQTYHGKSNTSFKETPSFKFLGLE; the protein is encoded by the coding sequence ATGAAAAAGTTCCCATTAATTTTATTTTCTCTTGTTCTTTCAGTAGGATTATGGAATCCGTCAGAAGCATGTACCCGCGTTGTATACAAAGGTCCGCAAAATACTATTCTTACTGCCCGCTCTATGGACTGGCGTGATGAGATTCCGGCTAATATCTGGGTTTTCCCGAAAGGAATAGACCGCAATGGCCAAACCGGTCCTAAATCTGTAAAATGGACTTCCAAATACGGAAGTGTCATCAGTTCTACCTGGGATATTGCTTCTGCAGACGGAATGAACGAAAAAGGTCTGGTAGCGAATATGCTGTGGTTAGGAGAGTCTCAATATCCTAAATTCGATCCTAAAGGAGGGAAAAAAGGCCTTGCCATCTCTCTGTGGGCACAATATTATCTCGACAACTTCTCAACGGTAAAAGAAGCGGTGGAATTTTCAAGAAAAGAACCATTTGTAGTAGTGAGTGATAATATTCCGGGAACAGAAAGATTTACAACCATTCACCTTTCTCTTTCTGACGCTTCAGGAGATAATGCTGTATTAGAATACATCAACGGAAAACTGGTGATCCATCATGATCCGTCTTACACAGTAATGACCAACTCTCCTATTTTTGATGAGCAGCTTGCTCTTAACAATTACTGGAAAGGGATCCCGGGAACGGTGATGCTTCCAGGAACTAACCGTGCCGCCGATCGTTTTGTAAGAGCTTCTTATTACATTGATGCAATTCCTAAAACGGCTGACACCCGTACTGCTGTAGCCAGCGTATTCAGTGTTATCAGAAACTGTTCTGTGCCATATGGCATTTCTTCTCCTACTGAACCTAATATTTCTTCTACAAGATGGCGTTCTGTTTCGGATCAGAAGAATCTGGTATATTATTTTGAAACCGTTTTTACTCCCAATACATTTTGGGTAGATCTTAAAGATTTTGATCTGAGTGCTAAAGGGAAAGTAATGAAGCTGGACCTAAGCAACTATCAGACCTATCACGGTAAATCAAATACCAGCTTCAAAGAAACTCCATCTTTCAAATTCTTAGGTCTGGAATAA